One genomic segment of Terrihabitans soli includes these proteins:
- the ftsZ gene encoding cell division protein FtsZ, giving the protein MSINLKLPDIRELRPRITVFGVGGAGGNAVNNMIEAGLQGVDFVVGNTDAQALTQSRAERLIQMGLQVTEGLGAGSQPEVGRAAAEEVIDEVRDHLSGAHMAFITAGMGGGTGTGAAAVVARTAKELGILTVGVVTKPFHFEGHRRMRMAEQGIEELSKHVDTLLVIPNQNLFRIANEKTTFADAFAMADQVLYSGVACITDLMVKEGLINLDFADVRAVMREMGKAMMGTGEAQGERRAITAAEAAIANPLLDDVSMKGARGLLISITGGNDLTLYEVDEAATRIREEVDPEANIILGATFDAKLEGTIRVSVVATGIDNTGMVAPVYSEERLAELAERMKPQARQIAEASAPVAAAAPIARAMPTFRPVVEEQEEYEAPAAYEDEAVDDDVTVRPLAPRPAPAFFDEPEEEVYEEPMEDPAAFIPPAPERAVRGPRMPRVDELPVPVQNQILQRDGSFPVSDNHPEKKRATLLQRLAAVGLGRRDDEQQTHQEPSLDAEPQHDTRRTAREAAYRPAKGNLDSHGRQQAARPMEDELEIPAFLRRQAN; this is encoded by the coding sequence ATGTCCATCAATCTGAAGCTTCCCGACATCCGGGAATTGCGGCCGCGCATCACGGTCTTCGGCGTGGGTGGCGCCGGCGGCAACGCGGTCAACAACATGATCGAAGCCGGATTGCAGGGCGTCGATTTCGTCGTCGGCAACACGGACGCACAGGCGCTGACGCAGTCGCGTGCCGAACGCCTCATTCAGATGGGTCTGCAGGTCACCGAAGGTCTTGGCGCGGGATCGCAGCCGGAAGTCGGGCGCGCAGCGGCCGAAGAAGTGATCGATGAAGTTCGCGACCATCTTTCGGGCGCGCATATGGCCTTCATCACCGCGGGCATGGGCGGCGGCACCGGCACGGGTGCGGCGGCCGTCGTCGCGCGCACCGCCAAGGAACTCGGCATCCTGACCGTTGGTGTTGTGACGAAGCCCTTCCATTTCGAAGGCCATCGCCGCATGCGCATGGCCGAACAGGGCATCGAAGAGCTGTCGAAGCATGTCGACACGCTGCTCGTCATTCCGAACCAGAACCTCTTCCGCATCGCCAATGAGAAGACGACCTTCGCCGACGCGTTCGCGATGGCCGACCAGGTTCTCTATTCGGGTGTTGCCTGCATCACCGATCTGATGGTGAAAGAAGGCCTCATCAATCTCGACTTCGCCGACGTGCGCGCCGTCATGCGCGAAATGGGCAAGGCGATGATGGGCACCGGCGAAGCACAGGGCGAACGCCGTGCGATCACGGCGGCGGAAGCGGCCATCGCCAATCCTCTGCTCGACGATGTGTCGATGAAGGGCGCGCGCGGCCTTCTGATCTCGATCACCGGCGGCAACGATCTGACGCTCTACGAAGTGGATGAAGCGGCAACGCGTATCCGCGAGGAAGTCGATCCGGAAGCCAATATCATTCTCGGCGCGACCTTCGATGCGAAGCTCGAAGGCACGATCCGCGTGTCCGTCGTTGCCACCGGCATCGACAACACCGGCATGGTGGCTCCCGTCTACAGCGAAGAGCGTCTTGCCGAACTCGCCGAGCGCATGAAGCCGCAGGCCCGCCAGATCGCCGAGGCTTCGGCCCCGGTTGCGGCCGCCGCTCCCATCGCCCGTGCGATGCCGACCTTCCGTCCGGTCGTCGAAGAGCAGGAAGAATACGAAGCGCCGGCCGCCTATGAAGACGAAGCGGTCGATGACGACGTTACCGTCCGTCCGCTCGCGCCGCGTCCGGCCCCGGCCTTCTTCGATGAGCCCGAAGAAGAAGTCTACGAAGAGCCGATGGAAGATCCCGCGGCCTTCATTCCGCCGGCGCCCGAGCGCGCTGTGCGCGGTCCGCGCATGCCGCGCGTCGATGAATTGCCGGTGCCGGTGCAGAACCAGATCCTGCAGCGCGACGGCAGCTTCCCGGTCTCGGACAATCATCCCGAGAAGAAGCGCGCGACGCTTCTGCAGCGTCTTGCCGCCGTCGGCCTCGGCCGCCGCGACGACGAGCAGCAGACGCATCAGGAGCCGAGCCTGGATGCCGAGCCGCAGCACGACACCCGCCGCACGGCGCGTGAGGCCGCCTATCGTCCCGCCAAGGGCAATCTCGACTCACATGGCCGTCAGCAGGCCGCGCGCCCGATGGAAGACGAGCTGGAAATCCCGGCTTTCCTTCGCCGCCAGGCGAACTGA
- the ftsA gene encoding cell division protein FtsA — protein sequence MRTFPHAVTPRLKPMPQKRAIDFSVLDVGTSKIVCLIGRLKPVDTGPLLPGRTHRIEVMGVGHQRSRGIKAGAVVDMEAAEHAIRLAVDAAERMSDCRVESLILSVSSGRLASEHYNATVPVSGRPVTEYDIQRVLRAGTDHSVRADRSVIHSMPMGFALDATHGISDPRGMVGDQLGLDMHVVTADAAPVRNLILCIERCHLSVKTVVAAPYASGLAALAADEAEIGTTMIDMGAGTTSVGIFSGGACVHTDAIALGGHHVTLDIARGLSVKVEDAERLKTLHASVFPGMSEDSGLIGITPIGEDDRSAPHHVPKSQLIRIVKPRVEETLELIRDRLRGSGHAMEAGKRVVLTGGACQLTGLADLASKILGRQVRIGRPIGARNMPEHCKGPSFAAAVGLLVYPQRAGEEHFEAARASLRTGTNGYLSRMGQWLRESF from the coding sequence ATGAGAACCTTCCCGCATGCCGTGACGCCAAGACTGAAGCCGATGCCGCAAAAACGCGCCATCGACTTTTCGGTTCTGGATGTCGGTACAAGCAAGATCGTCTGCCTGATCGGCCGCCTGAAACCCGTCGATACCGGGCCGCTGCTGCCGGGCCGCACGCATCGCATCGAGGTGATGGGCGTCGGCCATCAGCGTTCGCGCGGCATCAAGGCCGGTGCCGTCGTCGATATGGAAGCGGCGGAACATGCCATCCGTCTTGCCGTCGATGCGGCCGAGCGCATGTCCGATTGTAGAGTCGAGAGTCTGATCCTTTCGGTGTCGTCCGGAAGGCTCGCGAGCGAACATTACAATGCCACGGTTCCCGTGTCCGGTCGTCCCGTGACCGAATACGACATCCAGCGTGTGCTGCGGGCCGGAACCGATCATTCTGTGCGGGCCGATCGCAGCGTCATCCATTCCATGCCGATGGGCTTTGCGCTCGATGCGACGCACGGCATTTCCGATCCGCGCGGCATGGTGGGCGATCAGCTTGGCCTCGACATGCATGTCGTCACGGCGGATGCCGCGCCGGTGCGCAATCTGATCCTGTGCATCGAACGTTGCCATCTGTCCGTCAAAACCGTCGTCGCCGCGCCTTATGCATCAGGTCTGGCCGCGCTTGCCGCCGATGAGGCCGAGATCGGCACGACGATGATCGATATGGGCGCCGGCACGACCAGTGTCGGCATTTTCTCGGGCGGCGCGTGCGTCCATACGGATGCGATCGCCCTCGGCGGCCATCACGTCACGCTCGACATCGCGCGCGGGCTTTCCGTCAAGGTCGAGGATGCGGAGCGGCTGAAAACGCTCCATGCTTCGGTGTTCCCCGGCATGAGCGAGGACAGCGGCCTTATCGGCATCACGCCTATCGGCGAAGATGACCGCTCGGCCCCCCATCACGTGCCGAAATCGCAGCTCATCCGCATCGTCAAGCCGCGGGTCGAGGAAACGCTCGAACTTATCCGCGACCGTCTGCGCGGCTCCGGCCATGCGATGGAAGCCGGCAAGCGCGTCGTTCTCACGGGCGGTGCCTGCCAGCTGACCGGCCTTGCCGATCTCGCCAGTAAAATTCTCGGACGCCAGGTTCGTATCGGCCGTCCTATCGGAGCGCGTAACATGCCCGAACATTGTAAAGGGCCGAGCTTTGCGGCGGCGGTCGGTCTTCTCGTCTATCCGCAGCGTGCGGGTGAAGAACATTTTGAAGCGGCGCGTGCATCGCTGCGCACAGGAACGAACGGCTATCTGTCCCGTATGGGTCAGTGGCTGCGGGAGAGCTTCTGA
- a CDS encoding cell division protein FtsQ/DivIB produces the protein MPDAFARGSGFHIADVEVEGRKILTDAEIAAALGYSPGQSLVFLDANAARERLMQNPLVLKATVRKLYPDKIAISVTEREPFALWQRGDKIAVIGQDGTVIEGVESGRFANLPLLVGQGADTAAKAILAALEPYADLRKDIYALVRVGDRRWNLRLTNGMDVKLPEHDTADAIAAFVKLDKSAQLKDRDITEVDMRRPGTATVRLSDEAAAALAAKAKEKDKAAGT, from the coding sequence ATGCCTGACGCCTTCGCGCGCGGCTCGGGATTCCATATTGCCGATGTCGAGGTCGAGGGCCGGAAGATTCTGACGGATGCGGAAATTGCTGCCGCGCTCGGCTATTCGCCCGGACAATCTCTCGTCTTTCTCGACGCCAATGCCGCGCGCGAACGCCTCATGCAGAATCCTCTGGTTCTGAAGGCGACGGTTCGCAAGCTTTACCCCGACAAGATCGCGATCTCCGTCACCGAACGTGAACCCTTTGCGCTCTGGCAGCGCGGCGACAAAATCGCCGTGATCGGCCAGGACGGAACCGTCATTGAAGGCGTCGAGAGCGGCCGTTTCGCCAATCTCCCGCTGCTCGTCGGACAGGGCGCCGACACCGCTGCGAAAGCCATCCTCGCCGCGCTCGAGCCCTATGCCGACCTCAGGAAAGATATTTATGCGTTGGTGCGCGTCGGCGACCGCCGTTGGAATTTGCGCCTGACCAACGGCATGGACGTCAAACTGCCGGAACATGATACCGCTGATGCCATTGCCGCCTTCGTGAAGCTCGATAAGTCCGCGCAGCTGAAAGATCGCGACATCACGGAAGTCGATATGCGCCGTCCGGGAACCGCGACGGTGCGCCTGTCCGACGAGGCCGCTGCGGCGCTTGCCGCAAAGGCCAAGGAAAAAGACAAGGCGGCCGGCACATGA
- a CDS encoding D-alanine--D-alanine ligase, producing the protein MAKHVAVLMGGWSAEREVSLNSGKACAAGLEKSGYRVTKVDVGRDVAEVLTKLKPDAAFNALHGKFGEDGQMQGVLELLEIPYTHSGVLSSALSMHKERARQVMAAAGVPVAEGKVVNRKQAALAHPLTPPYVLKPVSEGSSVGILIVKEDQEHPPQELTRPDWEHGELLLAEKYIAGRELTCAVVDGKPTGVIDIVAAEGWYDYHAKYAKGGSKHILPAQISESVYQFVQSSTLKAHQALGCRGVSRADFRYDDRPGGTGALVCLEVNTQPGMTETSLVPELAAHAGFAFDELVRWMVEDAGLNR; encoded by the coding sequence ATGGCAAAGCACGTCGCGGTTCTGATGGGCGGCTGGTCCGCCGAGCGCGAAGTCTCGCTCAACTCCGGCAAGGCCTGCGCCGCGGGTCTCGAAAAGTCCGGCTACCGCGTCACGAAAGTCGATGTCGGCCGCGATGTGGCGGAAGTTCTGACCAAGCTGAAGCCCGATGCCGCTTTCAACGCGCTGCACGGCAAATTCGGCGAAGACGGCCAGATGCAGGGCGTGCTCGAGTTGCTCGAGATTCCCTACACGCATTCGGGCGTCCTCTCCTCGGCTCTCTCCATGCACAAGGAGCGCGCCCGCCAGGTCATGGCAGCGGCCGGCGTGCCTGTTGCCGAGGGAAAGGTCGTTAACCGGAAGCAGGCAGCTTTAGCGCACCCGTTAACGCCTCCTTATGTGCTGAAACCCGTCTCGGAGGGCTCTTCGGTCGGCATTCTGATCGTCAAGGAAGACCAGGAGCACCCGCCGCAGGAGCTGACCCGCCCCGATTGGGAGCACGGCGAATTATTGTTGGCTGAGAAGTATATAGCGGGTCGCGAGCTGACCTGCGCCGTGGTCGACGGCAAGCCCACCGGCGTCATCGACATCGTCGCCGCCGAGGGCTGGTACGACTATCACGCAAAATATGCAAAAGGCGGATCAAAACACATCCTGCCGGCCCAAATTTCAGAGTCTGTTTACCAGTTTGTTCAATCATCCACGCTCAAGGCGCATCAGGCGCTCGGCTGCCGCGGGGTCAGCCGTGCCGACTTTCGATACGACGACCGACCGGGCGGTACCGGGGCGCTCGTCTGTCTCGAAGTCAACACGCAGCCCGGCATGACAGAAACGAGCCTCGTGCCCGAATTGGCGGCTCACGCCGGTTTTGCGTTTGACGAGCTCGTGCGATGGATGGTGGAAGACGCAGGCTTAAATCGTTAG
- the murB gene encoding UDP-N-acetylmuramate dehydrogenase: protein MSFPELKLGDWTAQLRGRLTPNQLLSEITWFRVGGPAQLLFQPADEEDLAFFLKNLPDDIRVTVLGLGSNLLIRDGGIDGVVIRLSARGFGGIEVLDGHRIKAGAAVPDLRVAQAAAEAGIDGLTFYSGIPGGIGGALYMNAGCYGTETRDRMVELRAVTRQGEIVTLSNADMGYLYRKSNGPRGAVFVSAVYAGTPGEPEEIKQRMREITEKRESSQPIRSKTGGSTFKNPDGHSSWKLIDEAGGRGLKIGDAQVSELHCNFLLNTGEASAYDLELLGETVRNKVRAKSGIELKWEIRRMGHFAPGKDVREFLDGDVFTGAV, encoded by the coding sequence GTGAGCTTTCCCGAGCTGAAGCTCGGCGACTGGACCGCGCAGCTGCGCGGCCGGCTGACGCCCAATCAGCTTCTCTCCGAGATCACCTGGTTTCGTGTCGGCGGCCCGGCGCAGCTTCTGTTCCAGCCGGCGGATGAGGAGGACCTTGCGTTCTTCCTCAAGAACCTGCCCGACGATATTCGCGTCACGGTTTTAGGCCTCGGCTCCAATCTTCTGATCCGCGACGGCGGCATTGACGGCGTTGTCATCCGCCTCTCGGCGCGCGGCTTCGGCGGCATCGAGGTTCTGGATGGGCATCGCATCAAAGCCGGCGCCGCGGTGCCGGATCTGCGCGTCGCGCAAGCCGCGGCCGAAGCCGGGATCGACGGGCTGACCTTCTACTCCGGCATTCCCGGCGGCATCGGCGGCGCGCTTTACATGAATGCGGGATGCTACGGCACCGAAACGCGCGATCGCATGGTTGAACTTCGCGCCGTGACGCGGCAGGGCGAGATCGTCACGCTCTCAAACGCGGATATGGGCTATCTCTACCGCAAATCGAACGGCCCGCGCGGCGCGGTGTTCGTCTCGGCGGTCTATGCCGGAACGCCGGGCGAGCCCGAAGAGATCAAGCAGCGCATGCGCGAGATCACCGAAAAGCGCGAGTCGTCTCAGCCTATTCGGTCGAAGACCGGCGGCTCGACCTTCAAGAATCCGGATGGGCATTCGAGCTGGAAACTGATCGACGAGGCCGGCGGACGCGGGCTGAAGATCGGCGACGCGCAGGTCTCCGAACTGCATTGCAATTTCCTGCTCAATACCGGCGAAGCCTCGGCCTACGATCTCGAACTTCTGGGCGAGACGGTGCGCAACAAGGTGCGCGCCAAGTCCGGCATCGAGCTGAAATGGGAAATCCGCCGCATGGGCCATTTCGCGCCGGGCAAAGACGTGCGCGAATTTCTCGACGGTGATGTCTTCACGGGAGCGGTCTGA
- the murC gene encoding UDP-N-acetylmuramate--L-alanine ligase — translation MKLPSNTGPIHFVGIGGIGMSGIAEVLANQGYKVQGSDVAENANVRRLRDKGIKVTVGHKAENLDEAAVVVVSTAIKRDNPELIAARSKRLPVVRRAEMLAELMRMKTCVAIGGTHGKTTTTSLVATLLDAGNFDPTVINGGIINAYGTNARMGASDWMVVEADESDGTFLKLPADIAVVTNIDPEHLDHFKTYDAIKAAFRSFVENVPFYGFAVMCLDHPVVQDLVGQIEDRRVVTYGENPQADVRLLDIDLKGGRCKFRVCIRDRDGKETDIPGLELPMPGHHNALNATAAIAVAHNLGISPDLIRLGLSRFGGVKRRFTKTGEWKGVSIYDDYGHHPVEIAAVLKAARASTDGRVIAVVQPHRYTRLHALFDGFSTCFNDADAVIVSDVYAAGEQPIPGADRDSLVAALKARGHRNVIALAAPEQLANHVAGFAKSGDYVVCLGAGSITQWAYALPGELEAVGGKA, via the coding sequence ATGAAGCTTCCTTCCAATACCGGCCCCATCCACTTCGTCGGCATCGGCGGCATCGGCATGTCCGGCATCGCCGAGGTGCTGGCCAATCAGGGCTATAAGGTTCAGGGCTCAGACGTCGCCGAAAACGCCAATGTGCGGCGCCTGCGCGACAAAGGGATCAAGGTCACCGTCGGCCATAAGGCCGAGAATCTCGACGAGGCCGCGGTGGTCGTCGTCTCCACCGCCATCAAGCGCGACAATCCGGAACTCATCGCTGCGCGCAGCAAGCGTCTGCCGGTCGTGCGCCGCGCCGAAATGCTGGCCGAGCTGATGCGGATGAAAACCTGCGTCGCCATCGGCGGCACGCACGGCAAGACGACGACGACCTCGCTTGTCGCGACGCTTCTCGACGCCGGCAATTTCGATCCGACCGTCATCAATGGCGGCATCATCAACGCCTATGGCACGAACGCCCGCATGGGCGCGTCCGACTGGATGGTGGTCGAGGCGGATGAGAGCGACGGCACTTTCCTGAAGCTGCCGGCCGATATTGCGGTCGTCACCAATATCGATCCCGAACATCTCGACCATTTCAAAACCTATGACGCGATCAAGGCGGCGTTCCGCTCATTCGTTGAAAATGTCCCGTTCTACGGCTTTGCCGTGATGTGCCTCGATCATCCGGTGGTGCAGGATCTCGTCGGCCAGATCGAAGATCGTAGAGTCGTTACCTATGGCGAGAACCCGCAGGCCGATGTGCGCCTGCTCGACATCGATCTCAAAGGCGGCCGCTGCAAATTCCGCGTCTGCATCCGCGACCGTGACGGCAAGGAAACCGATATTCCCGGCCTCGAACTGCCGATGCCCGGCCATCACAATGCGCTGAATGCAACGGCCGCGATCGCGGTGGCGCACAATCTCGGCATCTCGCCCGATCTCATCCGTCTTGGCCTGTCGCGCTTTGGCGGCGTGAAGCGCCGCTTCACCAAGACCGGCGAATGGAAAGGCGTTTCGATCTACGACGATTACGGCCATCACCCGGTCGAGATCGCCGCCGTGCTGAAAGCCGCGCGCGCTTCGACCGACGGCCGCGTCATCGCCGTCGTACAGCCGCACCGCTACACGCGCCTTCACGCGCTGTTTGACGGCTTCTCGACCTGCTTCAACGATGCCGATGCCGTCATCGTCTCCGATGTCTACGCGGCCGGCGAGCAGCCGATCCCCGGCGCCGACAGGGATTCGCTCGTAGCTGCCTTGAAAGCGCGCGGCCATCGCAATGTGATTGCGCTCGCCGCCCCCGAACAGCTCGCCAACCACGTCGCCGGTTTTGCGAAATCGGGCGATTACGTCGTGTGCCTCGGTGCCGGCTCGATCACCCAATGGGCCTATGCGCTGCCGGGAGAGCTTGAAGCGGTCGGAGGCAAAGCGTGA
- the murG gene encoding undecaprenyldiphospho-muramoylpentapeptide beta-N-acetylglucosaminyltransferase, whose protein sequence is MADTRPVLLAAGGTGGHLFPAEALAAELAKRGVPVDLITDPRAKEYAGNFPARAVYAVDSATFGSKNPLAIFKAAAKIGLGFGESARLIRKLKPRALVGFGGYPSLPPLLAGQLLGVPTIIHEQNAVMGRANRILAPRATRIGMGFPNLTNAKPGLLEKATHVGNPVREAVRTAASTYAAPEAGGPIRLLSFGGSQGARIMSVTVPPAIAALEPELRARLKIVQQSRPEDLEHAEEIYRKAGVKAELSPFFRDLPQRMADAHLVIARSGASTVAELCVIGRPSFLVPLPHSLDNDQLENARSLEAAGGGTLVPQAEFTPANLARLLTDLLAKPQTLSGQAKAASAYARPDAAARLADLVLEAAP, encoded by the coding sequence ATGGCCGATACCCGTCCGGTCCTCCTCGCCGCCGGCGGCACGGGAGGACATCTCTTTCCGGCCGAAGCGCTCGCTGCCGAGCTCGCAAAGCGCGGCGTGCCGGTCGATCTCATCACCGATCCGCGTGCGAAAGAGTATGCGGGGAATTTCCCGGCGCGGGCCGTCTATGCCGTGGACAGCGCGACCTTCGGCTCGAAAAACCCGCTCGCGATTTTCAAAGCGGCGGCGAAGATCGGCCTCGGCTTCGGCGAAAGCGCCCGCCTCATCCGCAAACTGAAGCCGCGCGCGCTTGTCGGTTTCGGCGGCTATCCGAGCCTGCCGCCGCTGCTGGCCGGACAGCTTCTCGGCGTGCCGACGATCATCCACGAACAGAACGCCGTGATGGGCCGCGCCAACCGGATCCTGGCGCCGCGTGCGACCCGCATCGGCATGGGATTTCCGAATCTTACCAATGCGAAGCCGGGGCTTCTTGAGAAGGCGACGCATGTCGGCAATCCGGTGCGCGAAGCCGTGCGCACGGCCGCTTCCACCTATGCCGCGCCGGAGGCCGGCGGGCCGATCCGGCTTTTGTCCTTCGGCGGCAGCCAGGGCGCGCGCATCATGTCCGTTACCGTGCCGCCGGCCATCGCCGCGCTCGAACCCGAGCTGCGCGCCCGGCTGAAGATCGTACAGCAGTCGCGGCCCGAAGACCTCGAACATGCCGAGGAGATCTACCGGAAAGCCGGAGTGAAGGCCGAGCTGTCGCCCTTCTTCCGTGACCTGCCCCAGCGCATGGCCGATGCCCATCTTGTCATCGCCCGGTCCGGGGCTTCGACAGTGGCCGAATTGTGCGTCATCGGGCGGCCGTCTTTCCTCGTGCCGCTGCCCCATTCCCTCGACAACGACCAGCTGGAGAACGCCCGGTCCCTCGAGGCGGCCGGGGGCGGAACCCTCGTCCCCCAGGCCGAGTTCACCCCGGCCAATCTGGCCCGCCTGTTGACGGACCTCCTTGCAAAGCCGCAAACACTCAGCGGCCAGGCAAAGGCCGCTTCGGCCTATGCCCGTCCCGATGCCGCCGCGCGGCTGGCCGACCTCGTCCTTGAGGCCGCGCCTTAA
- a CDS encoding FtsW/RodA/SpoVE family cell cycle protein, with the protein MISRAKNTPLSEWWWTVDKPLLFAVIALMVGGVVLSLAASPQVAERLDLDLFHFVNRQVMFLIPAAAVMFAVSMLNPRGIRRAALITFLIFWPAMILALFIGPEIKGAHRWLQLGPVGVQPSEFVKPSFIILAAFLFAEGARRDDIPGHFMAISLFGLVVGVLVLQPDFGQTMLIGIVWGALFFLGGLRWLWMGGLAGTGIAGIFLAYKVVPHVRERIVKFLDPGGNENFQGERAFESFVSGGWLGKGPGEGTVKRVLPDAHTDFIFAVTGEEFGIIFCLVLLGLFAFVVLRGLWHASNEEDAFARLAIAGLTMLFGLQSAINMAVNVQLMPAKGMTLPFISYGGSSLISLAFGMGALIALTRRRPRAKLEAGANPLPAGQLG; encoded by the coding sequence ATGATCTCGCGCGCCAAGAACACGCCCCTCAGCGAATGGTGGTGGACGGTCGACAAACCGCTCCTCTTCGCCGTGATCGCGCTGATGGTGGGCGGTGTCGTGCTCTCGCTGGCGGCGAGCCCGCAGGTGGCCGAGCGCCTGGACCTTGATCTGTTTCACTTCGTCAACCGGCAGGTGATGTTCCTCATCCCCGCCGCCGCCGTGATGTTTGCGGTCTCGATGCTCAATCCGCGCGGCATCCGCCGTGCCGCGCTCATCACCTTCCTTATCTTCTGGCCGGCGATGATCCTTGCGCTGTTCATCGGCCCGGAGATCAAGGGTGCGCATCGCTGGCTGCAGCTCGGCCCCGTCGGCGTGCAGCCGTCCGAATTCGTCAAACCGAGCTTCATCATTCTCGCCGCCTTCCTGTTCGCCGAAGGCGCGCGGCGCGACGATATTCCCGGCCACTTCATGGCGATCTCGCTGTTCGGCCTTGTCGTCGGCGTCCTCGTGCTGCAGCCCGATTTCGGCCAGACCATGCTGATCGGCATTGTCTGGGGTGCGCTGTTCTTCCTTGGCGGTCTGCGCTGGCTCTGGATGGGGGGCCTTGCGGGCACCGGCATCGCGGGCATCTTCCTTGCGTATAAAGTCGTGCCGCATGTGCGCGAACGCATCGTCAAATTCCTCGATCCGGGCGGCAATGAGAACTTTCAGGGCGAGCGCGCGTTTGAGAGTTTCGTGTCGGGCGGATGGCTCGGCAAAGGGCCGGGGGAGGGCACCGTGAAACGCGTTCTGCCGGACGCCCATACCGATTTCATCTTCGCCGTCACCGGCGAGGAATTCGGCATCATCTTCTGCCTGGTTCTGCTTGGGCTGTTTGCGTTCGTCGTGCTGCGCGGCTTGTGGCACGCGTCGAACGAAGAAGATGCGTTTGCGCGTCTTGCCATCGCAGGTCTGACAATGCTGTTCGGCCTGCAATCGGCGATCAATATGGCCGTTAACGTTCAGCTGATGCCGGCGAAAGGCATGACCTTGCCCTTCATTTCCTATGGCGGCTCATCGTTAATTTCGCTGGCCTTCGGCATGGGGGCTCTCATCGCCCTCACCCGGCGCCGCCCGCGCGCCAAGCTTGAAGCCGGCGCAAATCCGCTTCCTGCCGGGCAGCTCGGCTGA
- the murD gene encoding UDP-N-acetylmuramoyl-L-alanine--D-glutamate ligase, with protein MTPATSFRGKRVALFGLGGSGLSTAKSLVAGGADVLAWDDSEKSVEKAKAAGIATGDLRDADFSTFSSLVLSPGVPLTHPKPHWSVEKAHAAKIEIIGDIEVFSRERALLDPKAPLIAITGTNGKSTTTALIGHILRQAGLDAQIGGNIGVPITDLDPPGRGRVHVIECSSYQIDLAPGLKPTVGVLMNLSEDHLERHGTMENYAAIKERLVAKADTAVVGIDDDLSSAIADRIEQAGTRTVRISQRRPLTGGIYAEGSKLIRAQSGAGGEVADLAGIGSLRGAHNAQNAAAAMAACLALGLEPDVIARGLQTFPGLAHRMEQIGHAGKVLLVNDSKATNADSTQQALASFASDIFWILGGKAKSGGIVSLAPFFPRIAKAYLIGEASAEFAKTLGAVPHEFCETMDKAVLAATRDAAKSAAHEPVVLLSPACASFDQYPNFEVRGDDFRRLAQERIKAADTERVP; from the coding sequence ATGACACCCGCCACCTCGTTCCGCGGCAAACGCGTCGCGCTGTTCGGCCTTGGCGGGTCGGGTCTGTCGACCGCGAAATCGCTGGTCGCCGGCGGCGCCGATGTTCTTGCCTGGGACGACAGCGAAAAAAGCGTCGAGAAGGCGAAAGCGGCGGGCATTGCGACCGGCGATCTGCGCGATGCGGATTTCTCGACCTTCTCCTCGCTCGTTCTGTCGCCGGGCGTGCCGCTGACGCACCCCAAACCGCATTGGTCGGTCGAGAAGGCTCACGCGGCGAAGATCGAGATTATCGGAGATATCGAAGTCTTCTCGCGCGAGCGCGCGCTGCTCGATCCGAAAGCGCCGCTCATCGCCATCACCGGCACCAACGGCAAATCGACGACGACGGCTCTGATCGGGCACATCCTCCGCCAAGCGGGTTTGGATGCGCAGATCGGCGGCAATATCGGCGTGCCGATCACCGATCTCGACCCGCCGGGCAGGGGACGCGTTCACGTCATCGAATGCTCGTCCTACCAGATCGATCTGGCGCCCGGCCTGAAGCCGACGGTCGGCGTGCTGATGAATCTGTCGGAAGATCATCTCGAGCGTCACGGCACGATGGAAAATTACGCCGCGATCAAAGAGCGGCTTGTGGCGAAGGCCGACACCGCTGTCGTCGGCATCGACGATGATCTGTCGTCCGCTATTGCCGATCGCATCGAACAGGCAGGCACCAGAACCGTACGTATTTCGCAGCGCCGCCCGCTTACCGGCGGCATCTATGCCGAAGGATCGAAACTCATCCGCGCCCAGAGCGGGGCAGGGGGGGAAGTCGCCGATCTTGCCGGCATCGGTTCCTTGCGTGGCGCACACAATGCGCAGAATGCGGCGGCGGCGATGGCCGCATGTCTGGCGCTCGGGCTTGAGCCCGACGTCATCGCGCGCGGCCTTCAGACGTTTCCGGGTCTTGCGCACCGCATGGAGCAGATCGGCCATGCCGGCAAAGTTCTGCTCGTCAATGACTCGAAAGCGACGAACGCCGACAGCACCCAGCAGGCGCTGGCGAGTTTTGCATCCGATATTTTCTGGATCCTCGGCGGCAAGGCGAAAAGCGGCGGCATTGTCAGCCTCGCGCCGTTTTTTCCGCGCATCGCCAAAGCCTATCTCATCGGGGAAGCTTCGGCGGAGTTTGCGAAGACGCTCGGTGCGGTGCCGCACGAATTCTGCGAGACGATGGACAAAGCGGTTCTGGCGGCCACGCGCGATGCGGCAAAGTCTGCGGCGCACGAGCCGGTCGTCCTTTTGTCGCCGGCCTGCGCCAGTTTCGACCAGTATCCAAATTTCGAAGTCCGGGGCGATGACTTCCGGCGACTCGCGCAAGAGCGCATAAAGGCCGCCGATACGGAACGGGTGCCATGA